In Vigna angularis cultivar LongXiaoDou No.4 chromosome 8, ASM1680809v1, whole genome shotgun sequence, the DNA window GACTTGATCTGCTCAAGGTGATAATACATTTCTGTTTTGTATTGTTTATGCTTTTATTGGCAAATTCTTCCCCAAAAAGAATTAAAGTGAAAAGTCCAGAACATTGCAGATCTCCCATGTGATGAATTTTAGTAAAATTGCAAAAACCAGACTTCTAAGCTGATACTTCCATGACCTAGACTGGGTGACCTATAATTATTTTGAGAATACTTCTTTTGCATGGTCTTTTCAATATTCTTCAGCAGTAGTTTCCGTagttaagataaaatttacagATATTTGAGGACAACCTTATGTGTTTCCACCTCTGAATTGGATATTTCAGGGTGGGGAATGCGTCAAGTTTCCCAAtggataataatttaatttaacccACACTTGAGGTTTTCAtttaaattgtgtaattttGACATTGTACCATTTTCAGGAGCTGCATGCTTTGAGCCTGAAGAAAGGAGTTTATCTGGTGCTTCATGGTGCGTCTGGTTTGAGCAAAGAACTTGTTAAGGTACAGTTACATAAACAACAGATTTTGGAAGTTGTCTTTAAGTTTTGGTCCGTGAAAGTAAAACGTACGTTTTATTAGGGTTGAGTTCACGGTACAGTTGTAACATGCATCTCAAAATTTCTAAGTTATCCTTTACGTATCCAATTTCTGGTCCCTAGATTGAAGTCTAGTAGTTTGCACTTTATATTGATAACATTATAAGAGCTTTACGATTTTTGACACAGGAGTGTATAAATCTTGGTGTTAGAAAGTTCAATGTGAACACCGAAGTAAGGAAAGCATACATGGACTCCCTGATTAACCCCAAGAACGATCTAGTTCATGTCATGGCTTCTGCTAAGGAAGCCATGAAAGCTGTGGTTGCAGAAAAGATGCATCTCTTTGGTTCAGCTGGAAAGGCgtaatttcttcaaatttacTTGCTAGGACTATTGGTGACTGTCAActtcatattatttttctataatgttttgtcttgtttgtaGTAAGGAATCGTTGTATCATTTCATTCAGTTCAATAAATGCTTTCTAATTCTCTTATACCTACGCAACTTGTCTTTGAATGCTTAGGCTTATACTAATAACCGACGGTGATTATTTAAGTGATATtacttttaaatcaatttaaacataTGCATTCTTCATCTATGGTATGTGTGGCAAAAAGGtcgagaaaaacaataaaatgtatgaaaaaaaagGTCATTTtgtaagatttttattttacaaccATTTTATACActgtatttcaaaattaaatatttggtCGTACTCTTTTTCTTACTGATGaaactttttcatatttctttctaaacttatattttttcagGTTATAATTTTTCCCCATTTTACATTAATAGCatgacattaataataataattcttatGTTAACATTATACTTTTCGCTAACAAAATACTATATTAACATTATCTTTTAGGAACATAACCCACAATAATATGATCTCTGtatcaaaaaattaattttgtaacgGAGGGTGGACTGGacttaaaatgaaatatttaaaattttcaggAATTATTAAAGAAAGTTAGAGACAAAAGATATAAATTAACTAACTTAAAGACttaaatctataaaaaaaacatttatctcGTATATTTCAATTGATTTTAAATTCtagttttaagataattaagatatttttaaaacgcatagtaatttaaataataataataacgatATTTGACTATCTactattattactaataaaatttaataatcaatgAAATATAAATGCATATAACATTGAGTATCATTTTATTTGctaaattaattgttttcatatatttgtgtaatttattcaatttgatACTATATTATTGAAaggtttatttaaattaaaccctttaatttttaaatcaaaatcaatttagaaGTTACAAACAAAACATCGTGAGATAACAAGAGAcgaaattattaataaaatttagatatttatttggcccttttaattatatagaccatattgataaattatataaaaacgtgaatcaaattaagcaaactataattatttttttaaactgatttgaacaacttaaaattttaaataataaataaaaaaacattaaaaagattATCAATTAAGTTTATCTCGGGTGCATATGGTTGgtttaattgatttatttatgtattcatttaattaaaaatgaaaaaaaaaatgcaaaagaataATCTTTGAAATAGTGGTATTTGAGATTTACTAAAATTTACCACTATTTTAGTCTCTCAAATTGTAGTTTATCAATCacacaaattcaaaataaatattagactTAAATAGTATTAATGACATATATActataatcatataaataataaagttagaGATTCAGATAAAATAAGTAGAAATgtacctttttttaaaaaaaaaattgtgaactaatataataaaatatcactcTTCAGCTATTTTCAAACATACTTacatttaaaaatcatatatcatCTACGTTATATAATACGAATCTATATgggaaaaaaattgtaaaatcaaACGTAACAAAAAACGTGCAGGTGCATagctttcttttatttttaatatcttttaattttcgAAAGATGGCTATACATAAATATtgcataaaatttttaattaagtctcTTTTCCGAAATTGTATGATAACGTAGTGGTTTGTATCAGTTGACAAAGAAATCAAACTgatgttaatttaaatattaaaaaatcaattataacttttaccggtatagattaaaaaaatcatataaatatagaaCCAAACAAGtgatttaaccattttttaaagtGAATATTAACTATCGATTATAAACCGCTGTATCATGAATATTCTTTCATGATAATGTTTTTTACATATCATGCTACAACTGTGTGATTACAAAATCTTTTTGTacataattgaataaaaaattaacccAACAGAAATTATACTCTTTTGAAAAGATTGTATTTGGATgagaaaaagatagaagatAAAGATAGAGAAACAGGAAAATGTAACAGTAGAATTTTGTAACAGCTGGTGAAacattgtttgttattattaccTCGTAGCAGTTAATGTTATGTTGGATCTGTTCTTATATACGAGTTGTGTTATTCAATCTGATCACTTCAGTCACCTTCATActcttttcctctctctcttcaATTCCAATGGCGGATCAGAGCCCCAAACCAGAGACCTTCGAGCTCAGCAATGGCAGCATGAAGATTCTCCTCACCAATCTCGGATGCACCATCATCTCCTTATCTGTTCCCGGAAAAGATGGTTTTTTTTTCCCGTTCCAATTCCTCATTTTCAGCTTTTCGTTACCTTCAATCATGTTTACGTTTTACTGATTCGTGACATGCTCTCTGTTTTGAAGGGGTGTTATCCGACGTCGTTCTTGGCCTCGACTCTGTTGAATCCTATGAGGTCCCGTTTAATTTTGCGatttcttttattgaaattCTGGCGTCAATTGTAATGGGTAGTTTTGCTTTGGCTTAGAAAGGCTTGTTTGGTTGATGGGTATCATGTGTCCTTTTCAAAATTCTACCTTTCTAGTTTAAACTATAAAGTGATGGGTGCCGTGTGAGAATCCATGGAAGTTATCTTTTTGTGACTCCAATGTGCCTATTGTCATTCTTATTTAGtcaaattttatactatttgttttttttttaagtttttagtttgcTTGGTTAAAAAAGAAGATTTTGCATAGAAGTTCTTAAAGAGGGACAATGTACATTGCCAAACTCTATGTACAAAAGAGTTTAGTTTAATTTGAATGAACTTCCATGTTGAGTAATGATATATAGCCAAAGTAACAGATAAGTAGGGAACAATCTCTGTCTCCTGAGCTTAATCAGCTGATTTTAAGGATTGAAATAGATTTAAACTCAAATTCTACTATGATATTAGAGTATCTGCTCACCAATTATCGAGGTTATTGGATCACCTGCAAATGTTTTCATCTTGTAAAATTCATGATTGAAATGTTTCGTCCTTGACATGAGGAAGTGTTAGAGATTCCTCATTGGTTAAATTTTGAGGTTGGTTTAGAGCTAaactcaaattcaaattttaagacACCTCGTACGATTGAAGTACAATTCTTGTAAAACCTAACACTTTTACCACTTATGACAGTATGTGATTGATGACAATATTAAAAAACCTTTACACATTTAGTGTACTTTCATCTAATTCAAGATAAGCTTTTCTAGCTTCGGGAATTTATGATTGATTTACTGAATTATGTTGCTTGCAAGCAGAAAGGTCTTTCTCCATATTTTGGCTGCATTGTGGGTCGGGTTGCAAACCGAATCAAGGATGGCAAATTTACACTTGATGGAGTTCAGTACACTTTGCCTCTGAACAAACCCCCAAACAGTCTCCATGGTATCAATTCTGTGTTTTCACACTCTTCATTTGTGAATTCTCCAATTGTGCATTGTGTAGTTAAACTAATCCTTTCAGATTTTTCTGTCCATTTATTATGattcaagttaaaaaaaaataaagcttTTTGCCATCTGAAGTACTGGATCATGGAATGTTTGTGTTGATCACTATCTATTTCCTCAATTCCATTGAAAACTGGCTTTGAAAATAAAGGTTTTGTCAAGCAAAAACATTACTTGTTATGACGGACTATATAATGACGatggataaattttattttgtgctgTTTTCACTGATAAGATGATTCTGCAGgacttttattttgaaataacacaagtctcaagagtttcctaaataaagaaattaaaaaaatgcataaatttTGTTTGCTGTTTTCATGACACCTTATCCACTCTCCAAATTTCAGGTGGAAATATTGGGTTTGATAAGAGGGTATGGGAGGTAGTTGAACATAAAAAAGGAGAAACTCCTTCAATCACTTTCAAGTATCACAGTCAGGATGGAGAAGAAGGTAGTGTCTgatctctctttcttcctcacTTTCAGACATCATTATGCTCTTCATCTTTTCCTTCATTCAGCTATTGTTTTCTGTTGTACAAGGTTATCCTGGGGATATCACTGTTACAGCCACATACACCCTCACCTCAAACACAACTCTGAGGCTTGACATGGAAGGAGTGCCAAAGGACAAACCCACCATAGTTAACTTAGCTCAGCACACCTACTGGAACTTAGCTGGTCACAACTCAGGGAATGTACTTGACCATTCAATTCAGATATGGGCTAATAATATCACTCCTGTAGATGAGAATACTGTGCCAACAGGTGAAATCATGGCAGTGAAGGGTACCCCTTTTGATTTTACATCTGAGAAAAGAATAGGGAACGATATTAGTGAAGTTGGATTGGGATATGACCACAATTTTGTGCTGGATTGTGGAGAAGAGAAAGATGGTTTGAGGCATGTTGCCAGAGTGAGGGATCCATCAAGTTCAAGAGTACTTAACTTGTGGACAACTGCCCCTGGTGTGCAATTTTACACTGGAAACTATGTTAATGGTGTTAAAGGAAAAGGAGGTGCCATATATGAAAAACATGCAGGGTTATGTCTGGAGACACAAGGATTCCCTAATGCTATAAACCAACCAAATTTTCCATCTGTTGTGGTTCGTCCGGGGGAGAAGTATAGACACACGATGTTGTATGAGTTTTCAATTGAGTGATGTTGTATGAGTGGCATATCAATGAGGTAGACATCTTGTATTGCATATTATGATTTAGAAGCAACTTTGGCTTCTGAAATTCCTAGTTGTTTGCATTCAAATAATAATCACTTGTCTCAAGTTTGAATTCTCCAATGTAAACTGTGCTGTTTTGCTCTCCTAAATATGGGTGAGACCGTAGACTTTTTTTTGGTAAGTACAATGAGGTTGTTGTTTCATGAATTGTTGTCGAAGTTGAGAAACAGTTTTCCTAATACCTAGAAACTTCAACCTAGACTGCATAACAACACAATGTTCcttatatatacacataagtgTGAGTACTTTCAATGACAAGTCAAAATCTCAACATGCATGATTCTCTAGAGTGATTCTCCTTAGTGCACAAGATTCACATAGTTGTCACTTGATTTATGAATGTGAATTGAATAGAAGGCAAAATATGGGTGGAGTGATAAAAATTTCATTGATTTACTAAAACTTTTTTAAGAGATGCTATCGAATTATAACACTTTGCTAGATTatatgaatttgaaataaaaagaatacaTGTTTTTCATATTGATTGCATGAATCTTTGTACAAGTGTCCatgaaaaatggaaataaatGCTAAGATAATGAAACAAGGGTCCTCCATCAAAAGTTTTACATTAATTCAAGTTGAAGCAACTCTTTTCTAGTGAACATAATGCCAAAATTCTTACATGATGtgcaaaggaagaaaaaaaaggcaaTGAACAACTTTAACATCTTGTTGATTCTCTTCAatgcaagaaaataaattttctttttcaaaagacCTTACTATTGACTAGCTCCAAATGGAATGAatctattttgtaatttaaacaTTAACACAAATTCATATATAGTTTTGTTTTCCATTTGCAATCTTTTACCTTGGCTGTACATGAAACATAAATGtatcatattatatatgatGATTCCAAGTTTTAGACAACTCGAGAATGATAGACGTTTATCTAAGGCTTTTCTTAGAGGAAAGAGTGAAAGTCTTTAAATGGCATTAGCAGGACATTTTCAAATTACATGTAATGTTAttctatattataaattatttttttaaaatatgagaaCTTGAGTGAGTCTAGTGGTAAGGATCATctataaataagaaacaaaacaatttatGTGCAGTTGAAATAAGACaattataattaacataaaaaattgcTTACTTATGCATTGACCTTCTATATTGGTATCATcttaattgaagaaaaaaaccTTTAATGGTTATTAGAAGGATGAAAATACCaaactttgtttaattggtGGCAATTTTACGAATGAGTGGAAGACATCAACAATGAATTTGAAAagactaaaaaaaatcatataataaaaatatatggaaGAAGAGGTCATTTGACCTTTTGTATTAGTGTCATCTTGATGTTGATGTTATGCATATGAAAAACAATGTATGTGATAGTTTCATTGACATATTGTTGAATATTAAAGGCAAAACAAATGACGAAGTTAGTGTTCATCAAGATCTTTTTGAAGTAAAAATACATCTATAATTACATTCAAGGCCTAGAGACAAGAGAACATATTTTTTTGCCAGTATAACACTTTATCTTTATCAAAtaagagaaaacaaatatatttttcatgaagTAATAAAATGTCACAAGAATACTTctcaaatatcaaatttatgaatGAGTGAAATATGAATAAcgaatttaaaaagattaaaaaaatccataccataaaaacatgtaaaagaAGAGGTCAATATTCTTTAACTTTCTATATTGTTGTTACCTTGATGTTGATGTTTCtgcaaatgaaaaagaatgTATGTAATAGTCTGATTGACATGTTGAGCattaaagacaaaataaattatgGAGTTAGTGTTCAtctttttgaaatgaaaatacatTCAGTTATATTTAAGACCGAAAGATAAGAGAACATGACACACTTTatctttatatagaaaaaatatatatattagtgtCCACGAGGTGATAAAGAGTTATAAGGATACTATTTAGATATCAGTAGTATGTCAACAAAAGACTAGTTGGGTTAAAGTCTTGTGATTGTCATACATTACTACACTAACTCTTATCTATGGTTGTATGTGACTAAGCATCTTATACATTGTAATGATTAGCCTGTGAACTAAAACATACTGAATACAACATTAATGAGTACTCTTTCTATACAAAGTTTGAGGATGACCACAACATAgttcaaaataatgaaatttttatttttgtaatatctATACATTTCTCACATACAAAGGGTAGAGTCATTCAAGAAATTTGAGagataaattacattatttaagTGTGTGAATCAACGCAAACATTAGTGTTCATTACGATAAAATgagatatattttaatagatCTCAAGAAGATAGGTCATATGGAAGAGTTCTACATCTTGGCATATCCGGAATGAAtgactaattctaatttttaaaagactaaatttggttaaaaggacaaAATCTATACAGTTCTAAAGTTGATGAACTAAATTGGTCCAAAATTTTTATGAAtgactaattctaatttttacttaaaattaaaggacaaaaatatatttaatcctaacTTTTTCGAACCAATTGGGTTTTTAGATTGCTTATGAACGCAAGAAATCACTCTCATGTGGTatatgcatgatgtatgattcTAATATATTGGATCTAGAGAATTACgaaaatgtttctttattatCCTTCATTGTAAACAAAGACATCAATAATAAGCCTTACAATTCAAAAACATATACTCTTTGATCAATGAGGAAGCTTCGGCCATGCTTTCTAGAATGGAAGACTGTTTCATCAATAACCAGTGCTGCAAAGCTATTATTGTGATCCTCTTATGGTACACTATGATGTTGCTATTGTAAATTGCTCTCCAAGCCTTGGTCACATATTATGTGAAATGTAGTTTTCTTGgtgtttttttaatctatttttggTTTTACAGATGGACTAGTTGAAAATTAAGTACATTATTTGTTTGCATATTTAAGTTGTCTTAGGTGTTGAAGTTGTTGATATAtctaataatttcataattatttaataaaaaaagttaattttaatataaagtatatttgtttattcttaaatatcgtttaacaaaatttaggagGAAAAGACTGATTAAgtctatttaattttataataggAGCTACTGagttgttaattattttaaaagtctaTCACAAGTCTatctcaaaatattttctatcatATATAAAAAGTGTACTCAACTTTATTTGTGTTTCAACTATTAACTGAAACACTCAAAGGTGTTGCTAATTAATATGAACAGTAAGAGATGCTAAGaggcattttttttttctatttttattttttatattcaagtGCATAATTCTCATCTTATTTTTAACATGCTCTgtgttttcaaatatttaaacagaaaacaaaaatgattcactgctttaaaaatgttttcttctttcattaaaaaaatgaccaaatttCTTGTGTTATTGAAAGGGTTGACATAGAAATCATAGAGCTGTTTTCCACAGAAACTAAAAACGAGTCACACTAAAGAATGTTACAAAAGAAACAGAGTGACAATTGAAgtctaaataaattaagatcTACCAACTGTTGAATACAATAAGTGATCACTTGCATTTTCCAAGTCTAAGTTCTTCCATTAGTAGATGTGCCACTGAATTGTACCCCATTTGACGAGCTTCATCATTTCAgtcaatcaaaagaaaaatcacagaTTCagtacaaaaatatatcaattacaacaacaaaaaaggaAGTGAGAATGGAAAAAAGACTAACCTTTAAATACTGCTATTCCAGTTGGAGGCATCTTTCGTTTCCTCAGACATATTGAACTAATTATCGATGACAGAAAAAATAGACAACATCAGATGAATAAAAAAGAGACATTTCTGCACTGCACACTTGTGTCTGCATGTTTCTATTCATAATGTCCGAAcccaaaagaaaaagtaatgaCTCTACCTGTTACATATCCAGTAAGGCTTAGTTCCTTGTTCTTCTATGCAATGTGGACACATCCATCCCTTGTTTTCTCTCACTTCCTCAATTTCTAAAACAGAACAATAGtgaacaacattttcaaactatCAACACTGTTGTTagttaaaatttagttaaaattgcAAGTGCATGTTTACAGCAAGATTTTCTCAAACACACCATAACTTTCTCATGAAACAAATTTTAGAGTATAGATGTTTTAACTCTGTCAGTTCTTTAAaaggatgaagaaaaaaaaaagtgtgaacTTTATCTTTCTAAACAACAACCAAACATCATGTGACACCAACTATTTTATggtaattcaattttaatcttttttccTTGTTTAGCTACTAAGTTTTGTTTCACTATTGTTTCTTACCTTCTCCATATCGAACCTTGAGACAGGCTCTACAAAAAACACCAGTGCTAGAGTGACAGACAGAACAATCAGTCTTTCCTGGTAGAAAAACATcttaaaactgttaaaaataCAGAGGAACTAATgtaaaaaatacacaaaaataaGATCAGTTTAAATCTGACCCAAGCATGGTTCATTCACATCAAAATTGCCACATCTCTTGCAGTCTTCTTCACCACACAATTTCTTTTGCCTGCATTTGTATTTTACATTGCAATGTCATCATAATCATCATCTATCCCAAATACAACACACTTGTTCATATACAGAGTTTCATACTAAACCTTTTACTTATCAAGAAATTTTTCATGAGTGACCAAGCGCAATATCACCATTTTACATTAGCTTCCAGTATAACTATATAAAGCATATATCATAGACTGTGTAGAATTTGCTATCATTAActtacagaaaaaataaaaatattacattaatctGTGATTGTTGTTAAAAAGAAAGCTGAGAAAACTGACCTGCAAAAATGACAGCATATTCCCAAAACTGGATTGTAGATACTACCTCTGCCCTTGCTGTTACACCTTCTAGCCGAATGCTCTGATGAAAGCAGAAGATCAGCATCGCTTAGGTTCACCAGAGGAGCATTGGCAGGTCTctgtttctcttctttctctcca includes these proteins:
- the LOC108344651 gene encoding uncharacterized protein LOC108344651; protein product: MLCWICSYIRVVLFNLITSVTFILFSSLSSIPMADQSPKPETFELSNGSMKILLTNLGCTIISLSVPGKDGVLSDVVLGLDSVESYEKGLSPYFGCIVGRVANRIKDGKFTLDGVQYTLPLNKPPNSLHGGNIGFDKRVWEVVEHKKGETPSITFKYHSQDGEEGYPGDITVTATYTLTSNTTLRLDMEGVPKDKPTIVNLAQHTYWNLAGHNSGNVLDHSIQIWANNITPVDENTVPTGEIMAVKGTPFDFTSEKRIGNDISEVGLGYDHNFVLDCGEEKDGLRHVARVRDPSSSRVLNLWTTAPGVQFYTGNYVNGVKGKGGAIYEKHAGLCLETQGFPNAINQPNFPSVVVRPGEKYRHTMLYEFSIE
- the LOC108345271 gene encoding uncharacterized protein LOC108345271 isoform X2, which translates into the protein MERVTEQPKLDYEALRKARMLENQAKLESLGVGKTVSQLRQQVKEQQPHRPYQKKAYGLTPLRRSLRINKITFSGEKEEKQRPANAPLVNLSDADLLLSSEHSARRCNSKGRGSIYNPVLGICCHFCRQKKLCGEEDCKRCGNFDVNEPCLGKTDCSVCHSSTGVFCRACLKVRYGEEIEEVRENKGWMCPHCIEEQGTKPYWICNSSICLRKRKMPPTGIAVFKARQMGYNSVAHLLMEELRLGKCK
- the LOC108345271 gene encoding uncharacterized protein LOC108345271 isoform X3; this translates as MERVTEQPKLDYEALRKARMLENQAKLESLGVGKTVSQLRQQVKEQQPHRPYQKKAYDKITFSGEKEEKQRPANAPLVNLSDADLLLSSEHSARRCNSKGRGSIYNPVLGICCHFCRQKKLCGEEDCKRCGNFDVNEPCLGKTDCSVCHSSTGVFCRACLKVRYGEEIEEVRENKGWMCPHCIEEQGTKPYWICNSSICLRKRKMPPTGIAVFKARQMGYNSVAHLLMEELRLGKCK
- the LOC108345271 gene encoding uncharacterized protein LOC108345271 isoform X1, with translation MERVTEQPKLDYEALRKARMLENQAKLESLGVGKTVSQLRQQVKEQQPHRPYQKKAYGLTPLRRSLRISNNLRISNNLRISNNLRISKNLKPPECNPSRIISTPSTPLSTPSKIISTPSTPLSTPKQDKITFSGEKEEKQRPANAPLVNLSDADLLLSSEHSARRCNSKGRGSIYNPVLGICCHFCRQKKLCGEEDCKRCGNFDVNEPCLGKTDCSVCHSSTGVFCRACLKVRYGEEIEEVRENKGWMCPHCIEEQGTKPYWICNSSICLRKRKMPPTGIAVFKARQMGYNSVAHLLMEELRLGKCK